A window of Prionailurus viverrinus isolate Anna unplaced genomic scaffold, UM_Priviv_1.0 scaffold_42, whole genome shotgun sequence genomic DNA:
ggaggggccgagagagaaggagacacagaatcggaagcaggctccaggctccgagccatcagcccagagcctgacgcggggctcgaactcacagaccgcaagatcgtgacctgagctgaagtcggacgcttaaccgactgcgccacccaggcgcccctacaaaaattttttaaaaatttaagagataCACGACCAATGGGGTTAGGGTATTTGtaacattaatataaatataaagcactTCTATCAATCAATGTGATTTAAGTGgccaaaaaatgttgaaaaaaaacccaaccctacTAATAGCTTAAAAATGTGACTTCATGGTGAGATCCTGTTTTCTAcatgttcaaaaaaaaatgtaaaagtatgttaaaaaaatctaaaagtagAGCAAAATGTTAATGCCCAGGAAAAAACAAGAGTTTGAGGACAAGGTGTTCTTGAGTGCTGTTGTGGGAAGGGACATTATTGGAGCCTCATTCTggtcaatatattttaaaaaatacgtgTGTCCGTATCTTTTGTGTGTAAATATGTGCacggtgtatgtgtgtgcgtgcgcgtgctgttgcccagaaattccacttctggaaactTCCCCGCGGAAAATGTCAAGAGGGGACATAAGATGTGACTCCGCTTATGTTTCCGGCAGTGGCCTTTGTCCAAGACTAGTATTGGCACACCAAATATTAGCAGAGTAAATGGGTGAAATAGACTATAATAActcttttttaatagttttttaatgtttatttatttttgagaggggggaggggcagagagagagggacaggcagagagagaggccctCTACTTGGCAATTCCGGGCGCCACGAATACAAAAAGGCTTTCTTTAACCCGCACCGGCCTTCCCGGGACGTGACTTTGGGCGGGATTTCTGCAGCAGGTGCACTGGACGTTGGGCGGTGAACTTGGGAATGAGGTGCTTCTCGGTTTCCCTTTGCTCGCAGCCCGTCGGCCCTGGAAAGTACGTGTTCGACATTGGATGTGAGCAGCACGGGGAGTACCGTCTGACAGATGTGGTACGTGGCAGACCGCAGACCGCTTCTCTTTTCGTGGGCGACCGAGCTGCCCCGTGACGTGGACCCTACGGCCCCGACGAGGTCGGACGGGAGTGGTGCCAGCCCTCGGCATCGTTCAcgctctcctcctccttctgggcGTGCGGGCGTTGGTTTGGCCCCCAAGTGCCAGGGCCGAGTGGTATCGCGTCACGGTTCTCGCCAGAGCCTGTGCGTAGCTCTGGCCCCGAGTCGGGGGGCTGTGGCCCCCCCAAGTCCGTCCAGCGACACTGCTCCCCGCGTGCGGCAGGTAGCTCTcctagttttgtctttttgtccCTCTCCGGTACTCAGCAGTAATGCTGATGCGACCTCGGTGCTCCCTGGTCAAAGCGGAGATTAGCCCCGAATGATGTCATTAGCAGgcatccgtgtgtgtgtgtgtgtgtgtgtgtgtgtgtgtgtgcgcgcgcgcacgcgcgcgcgcgcgcgcgcacgctgGGGGAGCGCTGTCTGTGCTGGATTTCCTGTCATTGTCACCTGATGGGGCCTGTAGGTAACAGGCACTTTATctacagcccccccccccccacgtcccCTGGGCTCCCCCGCACCCAGCCGCTGCTCAGCCCCTCTTTTCCTGCTGGGCTCCACTTCCTGTGTGTCAGTCTCCCGGAGCCCCTGGGTCCCCCAGACAGCCTGTGGTTCCCAGAGGTCTGCAGAGTGAACGTCCACCTTCTCTGCAGTGGCCAGGATGCCGTATGAGCCCACAGTGACCCGTCCCCTGGCCTTACGGCCCCTGCTTGCCTTCACGGCCCCTTTGGACCAGCTGACACGGACCGAGGTGGGGCCAGCATCCTAGCTCACTACCCAATATGAAACGGCCCAAATGCGCGACTCTGTTGCTAAAACATaggccccgcccccacgcccAGTAGAGGACGCGTCGTCTGAGCGAGGGGCTCCCAGAAGCCGACGCGCCCACCAGCAAGGAGAGGGGTTTGATGCGTCACCCCCACGGGGTACGGCCCCCCGCGTCTACGTCTGCGCGGAGCCCCGTGCGCGCGCGTCAAGTGCAAACGCAGTTAATTGCTGTGCTGTTGGATCGTGACAGCGACGTGGCGCGTGCTCGCTGGGCTCCGCCTGGCGCGGAAGCCTCTTACCCGCCCCCCGGAGGAACCCGTGGGCTGAACTCATTACACTGCCCCCCGAATCTGGCCTTTGTGTTCTCACTAGTGGTCGCACAGTTATTTTGCTTTGTGAAGCGATAAACACTAAAACAGCGGCGTCGTGGGCGGTTGAAGTGTGTCCCGGGAGAAGTTCTCAGAGGTCGGGGCCTCTAAGTAGGGGGAAGTAGGAAGAACATTCTAACAGCTCTAAGGGGGAGAAATAGTGCGTAAGCCCCCAGACTGCTCCTGTTCGGGAATAAGGCCGCGTCCGAGGCCACCCTTGTGCCTTCTGGGACGGTGACTGGTCTGTGATGAAGCAGAGGAACCCGGGTGTCAATGGTGCACGCAGGACGCGAGCCGACGGGGGCTCCAGGGGCGGTCCCCCGGGCCTGGTCCTGGGCCTGCATCGTGGGCATCACCGGGGCCTCCACTAGAAGTGCAGGTGACCGGGCCCCACCCCGATGTTCGGACGCGGCCGCTCTGAGCCGTGTCTTCACGGGTCCTCTGCTGATTCTGGGACGGTTCCCTTTGCGGCACGGCCGTCCTGGGGCATGGATGCTACACGACACGGGGGACAGGGCTCAGATATTTTGAAACTGCCTCCTCTATTTCCGAGTGACTCAGCGGAAGTCATAGGGAGGTGTCTGTCACTCTTTGCCATAGGTATCATCCTCCATGTGACAGTGATGCTTTCCACACTTGTGGGCTGATATTCAGACCTTTGGAATTTCGGGATAGCTATAAAGCTGGGGAGGAGCTGGTCTGCTTGGCCTGGTGGGCGTGTGCCGGCCGCTGACCATTGTTGGGATTATACACTCTTACAGAAGACCCCACGCTTAGAGGTGATCAGCACTCGGTCTGCTTTCGCAGAATTCCATTTTCCCTGCAGAATCCTCGATTCCAGAGCTTTTAGTGTTTAGGCCCTTTCATATTATATGGTTGTCTCAGGACCCTCTCTGTCCAGTCCTTACGGTGATGGTGGTCTTGTTACATATAAAGAATCTGGGAGCTGGAAAGTGTGGCCAAGCGCGGGAAGGCGCACTGAGCCTGGGTCAGTTCCCAGCTGTTCCAGAGGGAAGGCTTGGGAGTGTCGGGTCTGAGAGCCGTTCACGGCATGCATGGGGGAGCGGGCAGGTGCCGCGTGGCGATGCCCGTCCGCACCTCGTCCTAGCGCTTCCCAGACCCACCCTCCAGCCCAGATCACCACCAGGGCCAGCTGGCAATCGGGCCGACCCCTGAGCCGTGCGGTGACAATGCCCGAGTGGCCCCTCACTGTGAGCATCCCATGGCGAGTTCACAGAGACATCAgtaatttcacattttcaaacttaaaataggaaagaggagaagaggaagaggaggaggaggtgactCTGATGACCGTCGTTCCCAAATGGAAGGCCACCAGCATCACAGAACTGGCTCTGTGGACACCGACCCTCCCCGAGGAGCAGCCACCTGCGGACGGGACCATCCAGGAAGAGGCTCCGGGACCCGAGGGTgcggggtgtgggggagggcgCCTCCTCTCTATGGGCCGGTGGCCGGTTGAGCTCTGGGAGTCAGACTCAGCCTGTTTTGTGTGCAGGATGTAGTCAGGGGGCCGGGAGCCTTGGGGGTCGGGCCCTCCCGGCGGGGCAGGAAGGAGCAGCAGCAGAGACTGGCTGTGGAGGGACAGCCTGGCTGGTTCCACGGGAAAGCCCTGTGGTTAagagcccccccctcccgcctcgGTCAGCGACTGTCTGTGGGCGGGAGCTCGGGCAGGGCCGACAGCAGCTGGGCGGCAAGTCCTTCCCGAGGAGGGTGCGGCCTCTGTGCCCGGCCCGGGGTCTTCCCGAGAAGCAGCCATCGTGCCGTGGGACGATGAAGAAGGTGACACCGTGCAGGGGTCCTTGCGTCGCAAGTGATTGAAACCCAAACCCGAACTGGCTCAAGTGAAATTATACTAACGCGCTGGGGTCCCTACCGCTGTGGGGTCGGGGGTGGAGATGCCTCCCCGGGCCTGGTGGGGTCAGGCCTCGGCTCTCTGGTCTCTGCTGTGTGCGCTCCGTCCCCTTTGGAGAGCGGTGCTCAACCGACTTCATCAGATTGTGGCCCCATCAGCGCTGGAACCCTGGGCGACAGAGCGTGTCTTGTCAGTGGGGAGTAGAGATCCCCCTCTGCGCCCCTCGCCGGGGAGCGGGACAGGCACTCCTGGTGCAGGCTGGACTGGGTGACTTCGGGAAGGGGAGGGTCCCCGGAGGGGTGGCGGGCGCCCTATCAGCAGGAGGCCGCCTGAGACAGGCCGCAGCCCACACGACAGCAGTTCTCATGGCTCCGTCTCAGGTGGTGGGGAGCCTGCGGAGGACGACCAGGCTCTGGCGGACCTTTCCGAGGGGGAGGCTGACCTCACGAGGCCTGGGGAGGACGACGAAGACGCCACCGGGGAGGAGGGGCGCAAGGACGGCCGAGAGGAGCTTCGATATGGCACCATCGACCAGGGTGAGCTCTGTAGGTCTGCTTGGGGCTGCAGGTTCCTGGAGCCGTTGAAGGTCTTCCGAGAGCTGTGGGTACCAGCAGTCCAGGGAGGGCTCTCTTCAAACCGGATTTCTTTTATCTGATTTAAGGCGGGTGTGTTGGCGCTGAGGGGGCCGGTGGTCTGGGAACGGCCGGCTCTAGACGGTGGTTGGAGGGCCAGGGGCCCCGCGCAATTTTGTTTGTCTCTGTTGCAGAGTAAGAGCAAATGTCTTTCCCGGTTTTTTGGAGATACCTGAAAAGATGAACTCCCGTAAATCAGGTTTCAATCTAAATGCTTGAGGTGCACAGAGCGTTAGGCTTTTGTTGGCAAGTGATTGTAACTGCTGCAGGGCCACACCCGAGAAGCTTGCGCTGGCATCGGGTGGCCCATGGCTAAGGGGCGGCCCGGTGACGTCTCACTTGTCCCCCTGCCTCCTGCATGTGGACCGGATGCCCCAGGGTTTGTGAGGGCAGAGTAGGCTGTGTCCGTAGAGCATGGAAACAGCACGGAGAGGCTGATGCAGAGCATCCCCGATGGGATGACCGGGTGCTTCCCAGGGGAGCCGAGAGGCACTGAGGGCCCAACAGGAAGTGAGCGGAGAAGCATGTGCCATGTGCCCCCGTGTGCCTGTGCACGcctgtgtgtggttgtgtgtgcccgtgtgtgcTTGCGTGTGCCCGTGTCTTCCTGCCGTGTGCCTGCGTGCACAATTACCCAAACTTGAGACTTAACTTGATTCTGACAGCGTGTCTGAGGTTCACCCTGCTCATCACTTCTGACATGTTACAGAGCCCACTTCCCAAAACAAGGTAACTCTCGATTTCATGAAGCATTCAAGATAACATCTTTCCAGAATGTAGCAAGTCCCTGCTTTTCTTTTGATTGATGCAAAGGCCAAATAGTGACCCCTCGCGCTTGTAAAGCTGCCCGTGTTTGGATGGCGTGTGCGGGCAGAGACATTCCCGAGCTCACGCTCGCTGACGCGAACATTCTCAGCCTGGACTTGGAATACAACTTTTGCTTAATGTATTAACTGGtgccaaagaaaaaaacccaccagcGTCTGTGTGAGATAAAATtgaacattcctttttttttttttgcccaagaAAGGCTTAATATTTATGATATTATTCACTGCAAAAGACCTGTTAGCTCACAGAATTTCAAGATAGCAAGAGGGACGTGGGATATACTCATGTTTCTTTGTCCCCCCGCCCTCCAGGAAAtgttaattttgaagaagaggaaAGTAAGCAGGGAGAGCAGCCCGCGTGAGGGGAAGCAAACGGGAAGAGTAGCAGAATGCGTCACAAACGCGCTGTTGCTTGCCTGCTGACGCGAGTCTATCCAACTATCTTACTAGTTGTTTATATGGTGCAATATAGTGACAATACGAATAAATTTCTTCCTCATCCTTTGCTTGTGGAGGAGCTTCTGCTTCCAGTTCTTTAAGCCCGAAGTCGCCAGGTTATTCTGCTGTGTTTGCCCAGGGGTCTTGTCTCTTGGGACAAAGAAAGAGGTCCCACGACCCGGACTCTGCAGAAGATGGTTCATGGCAGCGGCCTCCTGGCCGAGCTCGTGGAGTAACTACTCACCAAAGCTTCTCTCTCAGGCCTTCCTCGACAGAGCCAGGAGGACGCCTGGAAAATAACCCCGTGTGCAACACGCACGAAGCACAGAGTGATGAATAGACTATGGGCTTGAGCGAGAAACCATCGGCTGCCATCGGAGGGGGCGCTCCTGGCCATCCTAGGGCTGCAGCATCCCAGTGTGGGTTTCGGGGGTCCCTGCGGATGGTTGAAGAGCAGGGCTGCCCACAGGCGTGGCTCTGGCCTGTGGTGCCAACTCTTCGGGTCCTCGGGTGGGCCGGGGGCTAACATGTAGACCACGAGCTCTCTGTCCCAGCCCCTCCTGACTGCCCAGCACGGCTGTGAAGTCCTGAGCTCCTGGAGGAGCCCCTGTCCCCTGTCTACCCCAACTCCACGAACAGCATCTGTCTTCCTCCACCCCCAGAGTGGCTTGCAGGGGGGGTCTTCATCACCCCAGAATGGCGTTCGTAGCTGGTGCGCCCGGCGCCGTGCCCTGCATCTGGTCATCCGGTCCCCAGAGCAGGGGGGCCTCTTTATGAACAATGCATTATTAACATGGCCTCCGAGCCTCTCCACAGAAACGCACACAGCATTATGAATCTAAAATTACACCAAGGCGGATACTCTTCTAGGAtaagaaatttccaaaaaaaattaccCACTCAGAGGCCAGTGAGTCCACAAATAGCACATCTAGAAAACTATCAGAATACGGCGTGAATTCGCCGCACGCCCCGAGCCTGTCTCTTCCTACGACGATAATTTTGCAAGATTTCCTGCAGGGAGATCAGCAAGGTCATCACTTTTCCCTTGAATGCGGTTTGTAATTCCTGGCGGTTGATGGGCTAGAGCATTGCCCCTCACACCCCACATCTCTTGGCTCACAAAACTGCCTTCGACTGTGCGCTATGTACAGGCGGTCTGATAGATCCTACTGGGCGCCGAAAATTGTGCACGGCACATCATCAAGTTCCCGACGGGAGAGCGTCCTGTAGATGAAGTGACGTCCACACTCTAGAGCCTGGTGTCCCTCAAAGCTCGTTCCTCCACTCCCACAGACGTGGTGCTGGGTCCACGGGACAAGGGCAGATGGAGACCTGACCTTTGACCCCATACCTATGTGTCAGAGTGCAGGGTAAGTCACCCAAATGGGTGGCAGGAGTATTTCCGGAAGCTATTCCAGAGCAGCGTGCAAGAACGGAACCACACGTGGGAGTTACTACAAACCAGTAACACGCATGTATTCCAGAAACCCACACCTGCCAAATCCGTCCCCGATTGGGCCCTCCCTTagcgtgttctttttttttaagtttatctattttgagacagagaaagggagagcacaaacaggagaggggcagagagagggagagagcgagaatcccaagcaggctctgtgctgtcagcacaaagcccgacagggggctcagtcccgtgaatcctgagatcatgacctgagctgagatcaagagtcggacgcttagccgactgggtcacccgggcgccccatcccTTATCATGTTCTAAAAGTGCTGTGATGGCTGTATTGCCACCCATCACCAGGGGACAGGTGTCAGAATGCCTCAgagggaaaagagacagaggacTTAGATGGTCATGGGGAAGATACTTGTGCCAAATGCACAAGAGCCTGTACCTGTGAGAGCACACCGTCAGGGTGTGGAGGGACCTCGGGCTCGTGAGCCTTCACACCCTTTATTGGGCGCAGTCCCTCCCACGTCGCTGGTTTTCAGGACGGAGCTGCTGTCTGCAGACTATTGCAGCCCCTGGTTGTGTCTGGGCTCTCTTAGCTTGTTCTGCTATCCCCTGTATTTCTAATTTCTAGAAGTTATGGCCAAAGGCTTGGTGGATTCACCGTTCACGAACAGTTAGCTAAATGCACCGTTTTTTGCTGTTGTATACTTCCTGTGTCATCTGATCAGAAGACACAGTGTGGCTGGCTGGCCCCTGCATTAGCTCTGCCACCCTGCACTGAGCAGCCTGACCCCTCTTGTCCCACACAGCCAAAAGCGGCGTGTATGCTGTGAACGCTGACATCGTACGACCTTCTGCTCTCCATCCTCACCGCCCAGTTTCAACACCAGCTCCTGATCATTGTCCGAATCTGTTTTATTGTTACCTTACTTTCTCGTGGCTGCTGTCTCAGATTACCACAAACAGGGTGATTCAATCAACAGACGTCTATTCCGTCACCgtgctggaggctgggaagtccaaaccTGAGGTCTgtgcagggctgtgctccctgaGGAGCTCTAGGGGAGGACCTGTCCTTGCAGCTCCTGGTGGGTCCGGTGCTCAGTGACTACCCTAATGCCCCCTCTTCCATCTCACgtgtccctctgcttctctcttgcaAGGACCCTTGTGATTGGACGATCCGGGACCACGTCCCCATCTCAGGTCGCTTgatttaatcacacctgcaaagaccctgttttcaAAGAAGTGACATTTACAGATTCCAGGGATAAGGACCTGAAATCTTTTGGACCACTCCTCAGACCATTGCAACCATGGTTTAAAcagtggttttccttttttttgttgttattaaaaaaaattgttttaacatttattcattttggagagtgagagagacagagcacgagtgggggaggggcagagagagagggagactcagaatatgaagctggctccaggctccaagctgtcagcagagagcccgatgtggggctcgaactcacagactgtgagatcatgacctgagccgaagtcagatgcttaactgactgagccacctaggtgcccccggatctctctctctctcttttttttaaattttttgttgagCGATCCTTGTGGCCTCATGGATTTTCACTGAGTCAGTGTGTTTCAACCCAGTGCGATCCTCATTCTCTACTG
This region includes:
- the RSPH1 gene encoding radial spoke head 1 homolog isoform X1, which codes for MSDLGSEELEEEGENDLGEYDGERNEAGERHGHGRARLPNGDTYEGSYQHGKRHGQGIYKFKSGARYIGEYVKNKKHGRGTFIYPDGSRYEGEWADDRRHGYGVYYYVNNDTYTGEWFAHQRHGQGTYFYAETGSKYVGTWVNGQQEGMAELIHLNHRYQGKFLNKNPVGPGKYVFDIGCEQHGEYRLTDVERGEEEEEEEVTLMTVVPKWKATSITELALWTPTLPEEQPPADGTIQEEAPGPEGGGEPAEDDQALADLSEGEADLTRPGEDDEDATGEEGRKDGREELRYGTIDQGELCRSAWGCRFLEPLKVFRELWVPAVQGGLSSNRISFI